In Carnobacterium sp. CP1, the following are encoded in one genomic region:
- the yqeH gene encoding ribosome biogenesis GTPase YqeH: protein MTKELMNEEEIRCIGCGAVIQTTDKDAPGYTPESALKKGLEQEEVYCQRCFRLRHYNEIQDVHLTDDDFLKLLNEIGTEDALIVNVVDIFDFNGSLIPGLHRFVGNNPVLLVGNKVDLLPKSLKRGKMTQWLRERAFEEGLRPKEVVLTSAMKPKEMESLLDTIEKYRQGRDVFVVGVTNVGKSTLINQIIKMTVGVQDLITTSQFPGTTLDRIEIPLEDGKLLIDTPGIVHRHQMAHVLGDKDLKLIAPKKEIKPMVYQLNEGQTLFFGGVARFDYLQGGRRSFTCFTSNDLKIHRTKLANADELYKKQVGELLQPPRKDEVADFPELVRFEFTIKEKSDIVFAGLGWVTVNEPGAVVAGWAPKGVNVVIRKSLI, encoded by the coding sequence ATGACAAAAGAATTAATGAATGAGGAAGAAATTCGGTGCATCGGATGTGGAGCTGTTATTCAAACAACCGATAAAGACGCTCCAGGATATACACCAGAATCAGCCCTGAAAAAAGGACTTGAACAAGAAGAAGTGTATTGTCAACGTTGTTTTAGATTACGGCACTACAATGAAATTCAAGATGTCCACTTAACCGATGACGATTTTTTGAAATTGCTGAATGAAATTGGAACAGAAGATGCGTTGATAGTGAATGTTGTTGATATTTTTGATTTCAATGGCAGCTTGATTCCAGGACTCCATCGTTTTGTCGGCAATAACCCGGTTCTATTAGTGGGCAACAAAGTTGATTTATTGCCTAAATCCTTAAAACGCGGAAAAATGACCCAATGGTTACGTGAACGAGCTTTTGAAGAAGGATTGCGCCCTAAAGAGGTCGTTTTAACAAGCGCTATGAAACCTAAAGAAATGGAAAGTTTATTAGACACTATTGAAAAATACCGTCAAGGACGCGATGTTTTTGTAGTGGGAGTAACCAATGTTGGAAAATCAACATTGATTAACCAAATTATTAAAATGACAGTTGGTGTCCAAGATTTGATTACAACTTCACAGTTCCCTGGAACAACGTTGGATCGAATCGAAATACCTTTGGAAGATGGAAAACTATTGATCGATACACCTGGAATTGTTCATCGTCATCAAATGGCGCACGTTTTAGGGGATAAAGATTTAAAATTGATAGCTCCTAAAAAAGAAATCAAACCAATGGTCTATCAATTGAACGAAGGGCAAACCTTGTTCTTTGGAGGTGTTGCGCGTTTTGATTATTTACAAGGCGGCAGACGCTCATTTACTTGCTTTACTTCTAATGATTTAAAAATTCATCGGACAAAATTAGCTAATGCGGATGAATTGTATAAAAAACAAGTTGGTGAATTGTTACAGCCCCCTCGTAAAGATGAAGTGGCAGATTTCCCCGAATTGGTTCGTTTCGAATTTACTATCAAAGAAAAATCCGATATTGTTTTTGCAGGATTGGGTTGGGTAACTGTTAATGAGCCTGGAGCAGTAGTTGCAGGTTGGGCACCAAAAGGTGTTAATGTAGTTATTCGTAAATCTTTAATTTAA
- the yhbY gene encoding ribosome assembly RNA-binding protein YhbY, translating into MELTGKQKRYLRSKAHHLDPIFQIGKNGLNKEVIVQIGEALEKRELIKINLLQNTDESVDEVAAEIERALGCDAVQVIGRVIVLFSPSSQEKYQRISTELPAKKKK; encoded by the coding sequence ATGGAATTAACTGGAAAACAAAAACGTTATTTAAGAAGCAAAGCTCATCATTTAGACCCTATTTTCCAAATTGGAAAAAATGGTTTAAACAAAGAAGTCATTGTACAGATTGGCGAAGCACTTGAAAAAAGAGAATTAATAAAAATCAACTTACTGCAAAATACCGATGAATCGGTTGATGAAGTAGCAGCAGAAATCGAACGGGCCTTAGGCTGCGATGCAGTTCAAGTCATTGGTCGTGTGATCGTGTTATTTAGCCCTTCATCACAAGAGAAATACCAACGTATTTCAACTGAATTGCCAGCTAAAAAGAAAAAGTAA
- a CDS encoding nicotinate-nucleotide adenylyltransferase, which translates to MNKQTVSFHQVDALTEVLPVKNKRKKVGILGGTFNPPHIGHLIIADQVCQQLGLDKIYFMPSANPPHQDEKKAIAASHRVKMVEAAIQDNSLFDIEKSEVERGGKSYTYDTLLQLVKEHPETDYYFIIGGDMVAYLPKWYRIEELLHLVQFVGVNRPGYGLESPYPIIWVDVPSLDISSTLLRTKLETNCPVRYLIPDKTLQYISEKGLYQNADKTE; encoded by the coding sequence TTGAACAAGCAAACTGTTTCTTTCCATCAGGTTGACGCTTTGACAGAGGTTTTACCTGTAAAAAACAAACGGAAAAAAGTTGGGATACTGGGTGGAACATTCAATCCGCCGCATATCGGGCATTTGATTATTGCAGATCAAGTTTGCCAGCAGCTGGGTTTGGATAAAATTTATTTTATGCCGAGTGCAAATCCTCCACATCAAGATGAAAAGAAAGCTATTGCTGCTTCTCATCGAGTGAAAATGGTTGAGGCAGCTATTCAAGATAACTCTCTTTTTGACATTGAGAAAAGCGAAGTTGAACGTGGCGGTAAGAGTTATACTTACGATACATTGTTGCAGTTAGTCAAGGAACATCCAGAGACGGATTATTACTTTATTATTGGCGGCGATATGGTAGCTTATTTACCTAAATGGTATCGCATCGAAGAATTGCTCCATCTCGTTCAATTTGTCGGCGTAAATAGACCAGGATATGGGTTAGAAAGTCCTTATCCGATTATATGGGTCGATGTCCCTTCGCTGGACATCAGTTCTACGCTTTTACGCACGAAGCTGGAAACAAATTGTCCGGTACGGTATTTGATTCCTGATAAAACATTACAGTATATTAGTGAGAAGGGGTTATATCAAAATGCTGATAAAACCGAATGA
- the yqeK gene encoding bis(5'-nucleosyl)-tetraphosphatase (symmetrical) YqeK, translating into MLIKPNDLFYGEKYINLSRKELLEKVQTQMSSQRFKHVLGVETAAVELAQRYGVSTEAASIAALTHDYAKERNHGEMHDLIISANLDLELLQYGSEIWHGPVGAILVKKELGIQDADILNAIHYHTVGRPEMSLLEQIIYVADYIEPGRVFPVVSEARKAAETSLAEAVAFETEHTLLHLIGQKRKIYPKTIDTYNTWVAKP; encoded by the coding sequence ATGCTGATAAAACCGAATGACTTATTTTACGGCGAGAAATATATTAACCTCAGCCGAAAAGAACTGCTTGAAAAAGTACAAACACAAATGAGCAGTCAACGTTTTAAGCATGTCCTAGGCGTCGAAACCGCAGCTGTAGAATTAGCTCAACGCTATGGCGTTTCAACAGAGGCGGCTAGTATTGCTGCTTTAACGCATGATTATGCTAAAGAACGCAATCATGGCGAAATGCATGATTTGATCATTAGCGCAAATTTGGATTTGGAACTATTGCAATATGGCAGTGAAATTTGGCATGGTCCTGTTGGAGCTATTTTAGTCAAAAAAGAATTAGGCATCCAAGATGCGGATATTTTAAATGCTATTCATTATCATACAGTCGGCCGTCCAGAGATGTCTTTATTAGAACAAATCATCTATGTAGCCGATTATATTGAACCTGGTCGTGTTTTCCCGGTTGTCTCTGAAGCAAGAAAAGCAGCTGAAACGAGCTTAGCAGAAGCTGTAGCATTTGAAACGGAACACACTTTGCTGCATTTGATTGGTCAAAAAAGAAAAATTTACCCGAAAACCATCGATACTTATAATACATGGGTAGCAAAACCTTAG
- the rsfS gene encoding ribosome silencing factor — protein MATSEKLLEIAVKAGDDKRAEDILAMDVRQISILADYFVVMHGNSEKQVQAIADEIIDQVHKAGLKVNRVEGRESAKWLLIDLGEIIVHVFHYSERSFYNLEKLWSDAPLVDITDMV, from the coding sequence ATAGCAACAAGTGAAAAATTATTAGAAATTGCAGTAAAAGCCGGAGATGACAAGCGAGCAGAAGACATTTTAGCAATGGACGTTCGCCAAATTTCTATTTTAGCTGATTATTTTGTCGTTATGCACGGAAATAGTGAAAAGCAAGTACAAGCAATCGCAGATGAAATCATTGATCAAGTTCACAAAGCTGGACTTAAAGTAAATCGCGTCGAAGGCCGTGAATCTGCAAAATGGTTATTGATTGATTTAGGCGAAATTATTGTACATGTTTTTCATTACTCAGAACGTTCGTTTTACAATCTCGAAAAACTATGGAGTGATGCACCATTGGTAGACATCACCGATATGGTTTAA
- a CDS encoding class I SAM-dependent DNA methyltransferase encodes MSYQTFAQVYDAIMDDTLYERWASFVDRQLQNKGQSVLELACGTGALAVTLKKHGYDVTGLDLSANMLSLASERAFSEGVQLPLIEGDMLDLSEIGQYDVVTCFSDSICYMPDAAAVLNVFKEVYQTLNEEGTFLFDVHSIYQIDNIFPGYMYNDQSEEISFLWQSYAGETEHSIEHDLTFFVYEEETDRYERFDETHKERTYPIEVYREMLQQAGFTSIFTSAEFGESDINDESTRWFFTCKK; translated from the coding sequence ATGAGTTATCAAACATTTGCACAAGTTTATGACGCTATTATGGACGATACTCTTTATGAACGATGGGCTAGTTTCGTGGACCGTCAACTTCAAAACAAAGGGCAATCCGTACTCGAATTGGCTTGCGGAACAGGCGCATTAGCAGTCACATTGAAAAAACATGGCTATGATGTGACAGGGTTAGATTTGTCAGCTAATATGTTGAGTTTGGCAAGCGAACGAGCCTTTTCTGAAGGCGTTCAGCTGCCGCTAATAGAAGGCGACATGCTGGATTTATCAGAAATTGGACAGTATGATGTTGTTACCTGTTTTTCAGACTCAATTTGTTATATGCCGGATGCTGCCGCAGTTTTGAATGTTTTTAAAGAAGTGTATCAAACGTTAAATGAAGAAGGAACATTTTTATTCGATGTTCATTCAATTTATCAAATCGATAACATTTTCCCGGGCTATATGTATAATGATCAGTCGGAAGAGATCAGTTTCCTTTGGCAAAGTTATGCTGGAGAAACGGAACACTCAATCGAACATGACTTGACATTTTTTGTTTACGAGGAAGAAACAGATCGCTATGAGCGTTTTGATGAAACTCATAAAGAACGGACTTACCCAATAGAAGTGTATCGGGAAATGTTGCAGCAAGCTGGATTTACTTCAATTTTTACTAGTGCAGAATTTGGAGAGTCTGACATAAATGATGAATCTACGCGCTGGTTTTTTACGTGTAAAAAATAA
- the recQ gene encoding DNA helicase RecQ yields the protein MLAKAHQLLHDIYGFNAFRFGQKEVIEKILNGQDSLAIMPTGGGKSLCYQIPALVFDGVTIVVSPLISLMKDQVDALTELGIAATFLNSTLSSAEMNDRLKKASNGDYKLVYVAPERFQTEEIFYLMQSVKVSMIAIDEAHCISQWGHDFRPSYLSLCDTIQNFTYRPTILALTATATPLVSNDILQLLGIEENNRVNTGFVRDNLAFQVVKGQERNRYLLDYLKINEGQSGIIYASTRKEVERIYLLLKTNKITVGKYHGGMKEEERNDWQEKFLYDEVNVMVATNAFGMGIDKSNVRFVIHYQIPKNIEAYYQEAGRAGRDGLPSDAILLFSPQDMQIQHYFIEQSEMNEEHKKLEYTKLREMAQYGSTQMCLQRYIVRYFGEECGECGHCSNCLDEREAIDVTLDTQKVLSCVKRMGETFGKSMVMKVLTGSKDQKIKQWKFEELSTYGLMKTSSQKEVTQLIDYLTAEKYLMPTDGQYPLLKVTEKGVTVLKGELKVTRKQAQQAHKVAIDDVLFDRLREVRKGLATIQKVPPYVIFSDETLKQMCQLMPQTDNELLMVKGVGENKLEKYGAVFLEELKKTSVKS from the coding sequence ATGTTAGCGAAAGCTCATCAATTGCTTCATGACATTTATGGCTTTAATGCTTTTCGGTTTGGCCAAAAAGAAGTAATTGAAAAGATTTTAAATGGTCAAGATTCATTAGCCATTATGCCTACCGGAGGCGGGAAATCGCTTTGTTACCAGATTCCGGCATTAGTGTTTGATGGCGTGACCATCGTTGTTTCGCCATTGATTTCTTTGATGAAAGATCAAGTGGATGCTTTGACGGAATTAGGCATAGCAGCAACATTTTTAAATAGTACGCTTTCGTCAGCGGAAATGAATGATCGATTGAAAAAAGCCAGCAATGGGGACTATAAATTAGTCTATGTTGCACCTGAACGTTTCCAAACGGAAGAAATCTTTTATTTGATGCAATCGGTTAAAGTATCGATGATTGCTATTGATGAAGCGCATTGTATTTCACAATGGGGGCATGATTTTAGACCGAGTTATTTGTCGTTATGTGATACGATCCAAAATTTTACTTATCGTCCAACTATTCTGGCTTTGACCGCTACTGCAACACCGCTTGTATCTAATGATATCTTGCAATTATTAGGAATTGAAGAAAACAATCGTGTGAATACAGGATTTGTTCGCGATAATTTAGCTTTCCAAGTGGTAAAAGGCCAAGAACGGAATCGCTATCTCTTGGATTACTTAAAAATCAATGAAGGACAATCTGGGATTATTTACGCCAGTACACGCAAAGAAGTTGAACGGATTTACTTGTTATTAAAAACGAACAAAATAACTGTTGGAAAATACCATGGTGGAATGAAAGAAGAGGAACGAAACGATTGGCAAGAAAAATTCCTCTATGATGAAGTAAACGTAATGGTTGCAACTAATGCTTTTGGAATGGGAATTGATAAAAGCAATGTGCGTTTTGTCATCCATTACCAAATTCCTAAGAATATCGAAGCATACTATCAAGAAGCAGGCCGGGCTGGTCGAGACGGATTGCCAAGTGACGCTATTTTATTGTTTTCGCCGCAAGACATGCAAATTCAACATTATTTCATCGAACAATCTGAGATGAATGAAGAACATAAAAAGCTTGAATACACTAAGCTAAGAGAAATGGCACAATATGGTTCTACTCAAATGTGCTTGCAGCGGTACATCGTTCGTTATTTTGGGGAAGAATGCGGAGAATGCGGGCATTGCAGCAATTGTTTGGATGAGCGAGAAGCCATTGACGTCACTTTAGATACTCAAAAAGTTTTATCTTGTGTTAAACGTATGGGAGAAACTTTTGGTAAATCAATGGTCATGAAAGTACTGACGGGTTCAAAAGACCAAAAAATAAAACAATGGAAGTTTGAAGAATTGTCGACTTATGGCTTAATGAAGACGTCTTCTCAAAAAGAAGTAACTCAGCTGATCGATTACTTGACGGCTGAAAAATATTTGATGCCGACCGATGGACAATATCCTTTATTGAAAGTTACTGAGAAAGGCGTGACAGTTTTAAAAGGCGAACTAAAAGTGACACGTAAACAAGCTCAGCAAGCGCATAAAGTTGCTATTGACGATGTGTTGTTTGATCGGCTGCGTGAAGTACGAAAAGGACTGGCAACCATCCAAAAAGTGCCTCCTTATGTTATTTTTTCGGATGAGACACTGAAGCAAATGTGTCAACTCATGCCTCAAACAGATAATGAGCTTTTGATGGTCAAAGGAGTTGGAGAGAATAAACTGGAAAAATATGGAGCCGTATTTTTAGAAGAACTAAAAAAAACAAGCGTCAAAAGTTGA
- a CDS encoding nucleotidyltransferase, whose product MKSCGVIVEYNPFHNGHLYHLHQAKEQTKADVLIAVMSGNFLQRGEPAIVDKWTRTQMALSAGADMVIELPVAFSVQPADYFAKGAVALLHSLGCEHLCFGAETGDAQEYQAVAEFFVKESEQIEERFKELQNNGTTYAAQMQQVLSELLPAQALDQTTPNNILGLAYAKENAKYAHPMTLHTVKREGAGYHDQEVSSKEFASATAIRRKLIDSPLRLEALTELAEVMPENSREALKTAAFLSWENFWPYLKYQLTIQSVAELRTVYQMTEGIEYRLKEKVKEAETFEHFISLVKNKRYTWVRLQRLCVYLLLDVKAEEMMKELQFPKALHILGFSHEGQQYLNQMKKKASLPLLTNIQQKNACLWKLDIKAGEVYNLAFSYPADSQDYRRQPIRWKKD is encoded by the coding sequence ATGAAAAGTTGCGGCGTAATCGTTGAATACAATCCATTTCACAATGGACATCTGTACCATTTGCATCAAGCTAAAGAACAAACGAAAGCAGATGTTTTGATTGCTGTGATGAGCGGAAACTTTTTGCAGCGTGGCGAACCGGCCATTGTTGATAAATGGACTAGAACTCAAATGGCTTTATCAGCAGGTGCAGATATGGTCATTGAATTGCCTGTTGCTTTTAGCGTACAACCCGCTGATTATTTTGCGAAAGGCGCAGTGGCTTTATTGCATTCATTAGGATGTGAACATTTATGTTTTGGTGCAGAAACCGGAGATGCGCAGGAATATCAAGCGGTTGCTGAATTTTTTGTAAAAGAATCGGAGCAGATAGAGGAACGATTTAAAGAATTGCAGAATAATGGAACGACTTACGCCGCTCAGATGCAGCAGGTACTGTCAGAGTTGCTGCCTGCACAAGCGCTTGACCAAACGACACCCAACAACATACTTGGCCTAGCTTATGCAAAAGAAAATGCTAAGTACGCCCATCCCATGACGTTACACACAGTGAAGAGAGAAGGGGCCGGATACCACGATCAAGAAGTGTCTTCTAAAGAATTCGCAAGTGCAACAGCTATCCGAAGAAAGCTGATTGATTCTCCTTTACGTTTAGAAGCTTTAACTGAGCTGGCAGAAGTCATGCCGGAAAATAGTCGGGAAGCATTAAAAACAGCAGCATTTCTTTCGTGGGAAAATTTTTGGCCGTATCTGAAATACCAACTGACCATCCAGTCAGTTGCGGAATTACGGACAGTTTATCAGATGACTGAAGGGATTGAATACCGTTTAAAAGAAAAAGTTAAAGAAGCGGAAACGTTTGAACATTTTATTTCTTTAGTCAAGAATAAACGGTATACTTGGGTTAGGCTGCAGCGTTTATGTGTTTATCTGTTATTAGATGTGAAAGCAGAAGAGATGATGAAAGAACTCCAATTTCCCAAAGCTCTTCATATTTTAGGTTTTAGTCATGAAGGACAACAGTATTTAAATCAAATGAAAAAGAAAGCTTCGCTGCCGTTATTGACTAATATTCAACAAAAAAATGCTTGTTTATGGAAACTGGACATCAAAGCGGGGGAAGTCTATAATCTGGCTTTTTCTTACCCAGCTGATTCACAAGATTATCGAAGGCAGCCTATCCGTTGGAAAAAAGATTAA
- a CDS encoding YceD family protein: MKWSLNELQKYRFEPLIFSETVDLKESLMKREEEILDVSPIHLEGTLIVQENDILLHMVVSLDVTLPSARSLKPVLVPLSIEVNEIYVPQQVTNYTDDKEDETVIYLDKELIDLSEAIEDAVLLNLPMQVFTEEEEKEHEMPSGSDWLVVSEEDYLSDKAKQKSETLDPRFAGLKDLFKDESDDQK, encoded by the coding sequence ATGAAATGGTCATTAAACGAATTGCAAAAATACCGCTTTGAACCCCTTATTTTTTCTGAGACGGTTGACTTGAAAGAGTCCCTGATGAAGAGAGAAGAAGAAATATTAGATGTTTCTCCCATTCATTTGGAAGGAACGCTGATTGTTCAAGAAAACGACATCTTGCTTCATATGGTTGTTTCATTAGATGTGACACTACCTTCTGCAAGATCATTAAAACCAGTCTTAGTACCTTTATCGATTGAGGTAAATGAGATTTATGTTCCGCAACAAGTTACAAATTATACAGACGACAAAGAAGACGAAACAGTGATTTATTTAGATAAAGAGCTGATCGATCTATCTGAAGCGATTGAAGATGCTGTCTTGTTAAATCTTCCAATGCAGGTTTTTACTGAAGAGGAAGAAAAGGAACACGAAATGCCAAGTGGAAGTGATTGGCTTGTGGTGTCTGAAGAAGATTATCTTTCAGATAAAGCAAAACAAAAATCAGAAACTTTGGATCCGCGTTTTGCTGGTTTAAAAGATTTATTTAAAGATGAATCGGATGATCAGAAGTGA
- the rpmF gene encoding 50S ribosomal protein L32, translating into MAVPKRRTSKAKKNRRRTHFKLEVPGMNPCPNCGELRKSHHVCAACGQYDGKEVVSKEA; encoded by the coding sequence ATGGCAGTACCAAAAAGAAGAACATCAAAAGCTAAAAAAAATAGACGTCGTACGCATTTCAAGTTAGAAGTGCCTGGCATGAACCCATGTCCTAACTGTGGGGAATTGAGAAAAAGCCATCACGTTTGTGCAGCATGTGGACAATATGACGGTAAAGAAGTAGTAAGTAAAGAAGCGTAA
- a CDS encoding tyrosine-type recombinase/integrase: protein MEILENGKFKYIERYEDPKTKNYRKKSTTMNSNSRRAWNEAQRILNAKIEAALTESKKEQTTGFVDNEKLFSETLDEWFYIFVHKPNGHPPKGSTVSNYSYIIGLMKNKYMIDEMDYKVKNMDFNDVQKVYDRLFHEYNFSIKYIEKFKLIIHATFNHAYKNKYIKNLDPLTLSKIPTPIRTIESMEAESIPQYLEKEELEALLDRTKKMNVGYYSVFYVQAYTGLRIGECLALQEKDVEGALLHVKGTYDNVTKSPTRGEKTIPKTKKSFRSVDISQGVIDCIENRIGLNLLIPKKHNDYIFISKKGNPYDISVLNTFLRKMKDELNLKTKLSTHIFRHTHISMLAELGVPLNVIMDRVGHSDRGTTEKIYTHVTNKSKSDLINKLNEL, encoded by the coding sequence ATGGAAATATTAGAGAACGGAAAATTTAAATACATTGAACGCTACGAAGATCCTAAGACTAAAAATTACAGGAAAAAATCTACCACAATGAACTCAAACAGTAGACGTGCTTGGAACGAAGCGCAAAGAATATTAAACGCTAAAATAGAAGCCGCTTTAACTGAATCTAAAAAAGAACAAACGACCGGATTTGTTGATAACGAAAAATTGTTCTCTGAAACGCTGGATGAGTGGTTCTATATTTTCGTACATAAGCCTAATGGTCATCCTCCAAAAGGTAGCACCGTTTCAAATTATTCATATATAATAGGACTTATGAAAAACAAATATATGATCGATGAAATGGATTATAAAGTAAAAAATATGGATTTTAACGATGTTCAAAAAGTTTATGACCGACTCTTCCACGAATATAATTTCAGTATAAAATATATCGAGAAATTCAAATTGATTATTCACGCAACATTTAATCACGCTTATAAAAATAAATACATTAAAAATTTAGATCCTTTGACTTTATCCAAAATACCAACACCAATACGTACCATCGAATCAATGGAAGCGGAAAGCATACCTCAGTATCTCGAGAAAGAAGAACTTGAAGCTTTGTTGGACAGAACGAAAAAAATGAATGTGGGGTATTACAGCGTATTTTATGTACAGGCTTATACTGGGCTTAGAATAGGTGAATGTTTAGCTTTACAGGAAAAAGACGTAGAAGGCGCTCTTTTACACGTTAAAGGGACATATGACAACGTCACTAAAAGTCCTACACGTGGAGAAAAAACTATTCCTAAAACAAAAAAATCATTCCGATCTGTAGACATCAGTCAAGGCGTCATAGATTGTATTGAAAATAGAATTGGATTGAATCTCCTTATCCCTAAAAAGCACAACGATTATATCTTTATTTCTAAAAAGGGTAATCCATATGATATATCGGTATTGAATACTTTTCTTCGGAAAATGAAAGATGAACTTAATCTTAAAACTAAATTGAGCACACATATATTTAGACATACCCATATTAGTATGCTAGCTGAATTAGGTGTACCTTTGAATGTAATTATGGATCGTGTTGGACATAGCGATAGAGGAACAACCGAGAAGATTTACACTCACGTTACTAACAAATCTAAGTCAGATTTGATAAATAAACTAAACGAATTATGA
- a CDS encoding ParA family protein: MDSEVEIKGKVISVLNMKGGVGKTTITKEIGYHLSTLRDKKVLLIDVDPQLNLTQSLFRFYGFAQTEELAKKILVEEEQLQEELHEITTEESKNLSEEKKKEVKLKISEASIERVFSSTTSSPAKEKEAIQILAPNLHIIPGELGVEFTLRNLNSGKIENGIYEFIKKNNLRNKYHYIIIDCPPTYSSYTIAALKPSDYLLIPVKPEAYSITGVDMLMNVIKSVVEENDPYFETKPLKNLGIIFTDIKQSPSIGTTKLIKDITDSEKIAKHQINIFATRFLSNAYMKNRLDYFIDASNSEKSKLNLEVLVDEILERIDELG, translated from the coding sequence ATGGATTCTGAAGTAGAAATAAAAGGCAAGGTAATATCTGTTTTAAATATGAAGGGTGGCGTAGGTAAAACAACTATAACAAAAGAAATCGGTTATCATCTTTCTACATTAAGAGATAAAAAAGTACTCTTAATTGATGTTGATCCACAACTTAATCTGACACAATCTCTTTTTCGTTTTTACGGATTTGCACAAACTGAAGAATTAGCCAAAAAGATCCTTGTAGAAGAAGAACAACTCCAAGAAGAGCTTCATGAAATTACTACTGAAGAAAGCAAGAATCTTAGTGAAGAAAAAAAGAAAGAAGTAAAACTAAAAATTTCTGAAGCAAGTATTGAAAGAGTTTTTTCAAGCACCACTTCTTCCCCAGCAAAGGAAAAAGAAGCGATACAAATACTAGCACCTAACTTACATATAATTCCTGGTGAACTTGGAGTTGAATTCACATTAAGAAATCTAAACAGTGGTAAAATAGAGAACGGAATCTATGAATTCATTAAAAAGAACAATTTAAGAAACAAATATCATTATATAATAATAGATTGTCCACCTACTTATTCTTCATATACAATCGCTGCTCTAAAGCCAAGTGACTACCTTTTAATTCCAGTTAAACCAGAAGCTTATTCTATAACTGGGGTAGATATGCTAATGAACGTTATAAAAAGTGTTGTCGAAGAAAATGATCCTTACTTTGAAACAAAACCTTTGAAAAATCTAGGGATTATTTTTACTGATATAAAGCAATCGCCTTCAATCGGAACGACAAAATTAATAAAGGACATAACAGATAGCGAAAAGATTGCAAAGCATCAAATAAACATTTTCGCAACTCGCTTTCTATCAAACGCCTATATGAAAAATAGGCTAGATTATTTTATTGATGCATCTAATAGTGAAAAGTCAAAATTGAATCTGGAAGTATTAGTAGATGAAATATTAGAAAGGATTGATGAGCTTGGATAA
- a CDS encoding PH domain-containing protein, which yields MSVTYEELKKMNKNNKRGILIKKDLKKLPSIINTDETVIDFILSNIKEQALLVITSSRILFIQSKTGFGNLGSNVWDISLNKVNSVDVSLQKIYGELTIHHGSSFKKVENLPLTQVNGFKNTINQAMSNLTNKVEVTKPTSSASSFEELKKYKELLDLNIITKEEFDKKKIELLNL from the coding sequence ATGTCTGTAACGTATGAAGAGTTAAAAAAAATGAATAAAAATAATAAGCGAGGCATACTTATAAAAAAAGATTTGAAAAAGTTGCCATCGATTATAAATACAGATGAAACAGTTATTGATTTTATTTTATCTAATATAAAAGAGCAAGCTCTGTTAGTAATCACTAGTTCAAGAATTTTATTTATACAGTCTAAAACAGGTTTTGGTAATTTGGGAAGTAACGTCTGGGATATTTCTTTAAATAAAGTGAATTCTGTTGATGTTTCTCTTCAAAAAATATATGGAGAGTTAACTATACACCACGGTTCAAGCTTTAAAAAAGTTGAAAATCTTCCTTTAACGCAAGTGAATGGTTTCAAAAATACTATCAATCAAGCGATGTCTAATTTAACGAATAAAGTAGAGGTTACAAAACCGACCTCATCCGCTTCTTCTTTTGAAGAGTTAAAAAAATACAAAGAGTTATTGGATTTGAATATAATTACTAAAGAAGAATTTGATAAAAAGAAAATAGAATTATTAAATTTATAG